In Macrobrachium rosenbergii isolate ZJJX-2024 chromosome 16, ASM4041242v1, whole genome shotgun sequence, a single genomic region encodes these proteins:
- the LOC136847258 gene encoding uncharacterized protein isoform X9 codes for MYGMDRRDSFASCKSDSEYDGDSDAGSYSNLSSGEIQPGGGRSRHSQSSADSLSGVGVRPRRPTTPLGKDLFHRRTGVKRQAPKPPATPTTNIGQSVSPVTTVHLQFEPVMPPPTHSSGNPFPLEQTRKITKIISESVAMDPLLPASPAVTELSRSGPIERPDVVRQKASLSQSLPSNQVLAADSQSFYQKHSPEVSQCRPGHMIPLQHAPRYHQFAAGRTSGLNDPSAFQDVSVSPPRRGSSGTPMEYGRPLSPTRPMSPTRPMSPPRPMSPSRPMSPPRPMSPSRPMSPQRTIPGSRGAHLVGPQHGRVMSPVRKQQDPLTQHSGSYLETSRGEMVSPSSQGPPHPHVLPQTPHRTASSQVGAKTLGNLRIRLIDEESDSEAYQSDATEDIRELQGDRALMQRPSIGSVGYPNDSSSHIQDTMTDGQENFDYFSSFDESSISELGSEPSIEVQPTVVMRGRARRLAHSASDPGVSRPPRMSRLQEHPRAPGVAAPPPLDQLSEEDVTQVEYEERQTDKRVTPGIQRTDSMVTVAHLYEDVLVSSRLRIRVTLTNLTVVVVVAALVLPNTAIMLYTAFRLVFGTLFPAYYSYKAVKTKNVKEYVKWMMYWIVFAFFTCFETFTDLFLSFWFPFYYELKILVVLWLLSPATRGSSILYRKFVHPWLTRREDDIDNCIAQAKQQGYSTVIQLGTKGVNYATTVLMQTAIKGGGGLVNQLRRSYSSGELSDGDMNRNVKALPHIPDDNYDDHPHSSGPYESETRVRAESDAAYRSRGSSVNRGVRSNKTRSADVTDYYQDSDEAVQRRRSPRTQDTASSSGHPAASHQGSTFKRSRPGEISAYATLPRAVNKRTATKKRQV; via the exons ATGTATGGAATGGACCGTCGAGATTCTTTCGCGAGTTGCAAGAGTGACAGTGAATACGATGGAGATTCCGACGCTGGGAGTTATTCCAACTTGAGCTCGGGCGAGATACAGCCGGGAGGCGGTCGGTCGCGACACTCGCAATCGTCTGCGGATTCACTGTCCGGTGTCGGTGTGAGACCCAGGAGGCCCACAACGCCTCTCGGCAAAGACCTCTTCCACCGTAGAACTGGCGTGAAACGCCAAGCACCGAAGCCTCCTGCCACGCCTACGACAAATATTGGCCAGTCGGTATCTCCAGTGACCACAGTCCATCTGCAGTTCGAACCGGTCATGCCTCCCCCCACTCATTCTTCAGGCAACCCTTTCCCCTTGGAACAGActcgtaaaataacaaaaattatcagTGAATCTGTAGCCATGGACCCTTTACTCCCAGCATCTCCTGCAGTCACCGAATTATCTCGTTCTGGACCAATTGAACGTCCTGACGTAGTGAGGCAAAAGGcgtctctctctcagtcattgcCTTCTAATCAGGTTCTCGCAGCCGATTCTCAGTCGTTTTATCAAAAGCACTCACCCGAAGTATCCCAGTGCCGACCTGGTCATATGATACCACTTCAGCATGCGCCTCGTTATCATCAGTTTGCTGCTGGTCGTACGTCAGGTCTGAATGACCCTTCGGCGTTCCAAGACGTGTCTGTGTCGCCCCCTCGACGAGGTTCAAGTGGCACTCCCATGGAATACGGTCGACCTCTGTCGCCCACTCGACCAATGTCACCCACTCGACCAATGTCACCCCCGCGTCCCATGTCGCCATCCCGACCCATGTCACCCCCGCGTCCCATGTCACCCTCGCGTCCCATGTCACCCCAGCGAACCATCCCAGGGTCTAGGGGTGCCCATTTAGTGGGCCCACAACATGGGAGGGTAATGTCGCCCGTCCGGAAGCAGCAGGACCCTCTTACTCAGCACTCTGGGTCGTACCTGGAGACATCTCGTGGTGAAATGGTGTCCCCGTCGTCGCAGGGCCCCCCACACCCCCATGTATTACCCCAGACGCCACATCGAACAGCTTCATCCCAAGTGGGTGCTAAAACTCTGGGTAATTTAAGGATACGGCTAATAGACGAAGAATCAGACTCTGAGGCTTATCAATCAGATGCCACTGAAGATATAAGAGAGTTGCAGGGAGACCGCGCCCTTATGCAGAGACCTTCGATTGGTAGCGTGGGTTATCCTAACGACTCGTCGTCTCATATCCAGGATACCATGACCGACGGCCAAGAGAACTTCGATTATTTTAGCAGCTTTGATGAATCCTCTATTTCTGAACTAGGTTCGGAGCCCTCTATAGAAGTCCAGCCTACAGTAGTGATGAGGGGTCGCGCCAGACGTCTCGCCCATTCTGCTTCCGACCCGGGGGTATCACGCCCTCCACGCATGTCACGTCTTCAGGAACATCCTCGAGCCCCTGGAGTCGCAGCGCCTCCGCCTTTAGACCAGCTGAGCGAGGAAGATGTCACCCAGGTCGAATACGAAGAACGACAGACGGATAAACGCGTAACACCAGGAATACAGCGGACCGACTCCATGGTTACCGTTGCCCACCTCTACGAAGACGTTCTGGTCTCGTCACGATTAAGAATTCGAGTCACCCTGACCAACCTaacagtggtggtggtggtagctGCCCTTGTCCTCCCAAATACTGCCATTATGCTCTACACGGCCTTCAG ATTAGTGTTCGGAACGCTGTTCCCAGCCTACTATTCCTACAAGGCTGTGAAGACGAAAAACGTCAAAGAATAT GTAAAATGGATGATGTACTGGATTGTATTCGCCTTCTTTACATGCTTCGAGACATTTACAGACCTATTCCTAAGTTTCTGGTTCCCCTTCTACTACGAG CTCAAAATACTAGTGGTGCTGTGGTTGCTGTCTCCAGCCACTCGGGGCTCTTCCATACTGTACCGCAAGTTTGTCCACCCTTGGTTGACCCGCCGGGAAGATGACATTGATAACTGTATTGCCCAGGCAAAACAGCAAGGTTATTCTACTGTCATTCAGCTGGGCACCAAAGGAGTTAATTACGCCACAACTGTTTTAATGCAGACTGCAATTAAG GGTGGTGGCGGTCTTGTTAATCAGTTAAGGCGCAGTTACAGCTCTGGTGAGCTCTCTGATGGCGACATGAATCGTAATGTGAAGGCCTTGCCACACATTcctgatgataattatgatgatcaCCCTCACTCCTCAG GACCATATGAATCTGAAACACGTGTGCGTGCAGAAAGTGATGCTGCTTATAGGTCTCGTGGATCATCGGTGAATCGTGGGGTACGTTCTAACAAGACTAGATCAGCTGATGTCACTGACTATTATCAAGATTCTGATGAGGCTGTTCAGCGAAGACGCTCTCCTCGAACTCAGGACACTGCCAG
- the LOC136847258 gene encoding uncharacterized protein isoform X7 gives MYGMDRRDSFASCKSDSEYDGDSDAGSYSNLSSGEIQPGGGRSRHSQSSADSLSGVGVRPRRPTTPLGKDLFHRRTGVKRQAPKPPATPTTNIGQSVSPVTTVHLQFEPVMPPPTHSSGNPFPLEQTRKITKIISESVAMDPLLPASPAVTELSRSGPIERPDVVRQKASLSQSLPSNQVLAADSQSFYQKHSPEVSQCRPGHMIPLQHAPRYHQFAAGRTSGLNDPSAFQDVSVSPPRRGSSGTPMEYGRPLSPTRPMSPTRPMSPPRPMSPSRPMSPPRPMSPSRPMSPQRTIPGSRGAHLVGPQHGRVMSPVRKQQDPLTQHSGSYLETSRGEMVSPSSQGPPHPHVLPQTPHRTASSQVGAKTLGNLRIRLIDEESDSEAYQSDATEDIRELQGDRALMQRPSIGSVGYPNDSSSHIQDTMTDGQENFDYFSSFDESSISELGSEPSIEVQPTVVMRGRARRLAHSASDPGVSRPPRMSRLQEHPRAPGVAAPPPLDQLSEEDVTQVEYEERQTDKRVTPGIQRTDSMVTVAHLYEDVLVSSRLRIRVTLTNLTVVVVVAALVLPNTAIMLYTAFRLVFGTLFPAYYSYKAVKTKNVKEYVKWMMYWIVFAFFTCFETFTDLFLSFWFPFYYELKILVVLWLLSPATRGSSILYRKFVHPWLTRREDDIDNCIAQAKQQGYSTVIQLGTKGVNYATTVLMQTAIKASWDYGPSHCHLAGGGGLVNQLRRSYSSGELSDGDMNRNVKALPHIPDDNYDDHPHSSGPYESETRVRAESDAAYRSRGSSVNRGVRSNKTRSADVTDYYQDSDEAVQRRRSPRTQDTASSSGHPAASHQGSTFKRSRPGEISAYATLPRAVNKRTATKKRQV, from the exons ATGTATGGAATGGACCGTCGAGATTCTTTCGCGAGTTGCAAGAGTGACAGTGAATACGATGGAGATTCCGACGCTGGGAGTTATTCCAACTTGAGCTCGGGCGAGATACAGCCGGGAGGCGGTCGGTCGCGACACTCGCAATCGTCTGCGGATTCACTGTCCGGTGTCGGTGTGAGACCCAGGAGGCCCACAACGCCTCTCGGCAAAGACCTCTTCCACCGTAGAACTGGCGTGAAACGCCAAGCACCGAAGCCTCCTGCCACGCCTACGACAAATATTGGCCAGTCGGTATCTCCAGTGACCACAGTCCATCTGCAGTTCGAACCGGTCATGCCTCCCCCCACTCATTCTTCAGGCAACCCTTTCCCCTTGGAACAGActcgtaaaataacaaaaattatcagTGAATCTGTAGCCATGGACCCTTTACTCCCAGCATCTCCTGCAGTCACCGAATTATCTCGTTCTGGACCAATTGAACGTCCTGACGTAGTGAGGCAAAAGGcgtctctctctcagtcattgcCTTCTAATCAGGTTCTCGCAGCCGATTCTCAGTCGTTTTATCAAAAGCACTCACCCGAAGTATCCCAGTGCCGACCTGGTCATATGATACCACTTCAGCATGCGCCTCGTTATCATCAGTTTGCTGCTGGTCGTACGTCAGGTCTGAATGACCCTTCGGCGTTCCAAGACGTGTCTGTGTCGCCCCCTCGACGAGGTTCAAGTGGCACTCCCATGGAATACGGTCGACCTCTGTCGCCCACTCGACCAATGTCACCCACTCGACCAATGTCACCCCCGCGTCCCATGTCGCCATCCCGACCCATGTCACCCCCGCGTCCCATGTCACCCTCGCGTCCCATGTCACCCCAGCGAACCATCCCAGGGTCTAGGGGTGCCCATTTAGTGGGCCCACAACATGGGAGGGTAATGTCGCCCGTCCGGAAGCAGCAGGACCCTCTTACTCAGCACTCTGGGTCGTACCTGGAGACATCTCGTGGTGAAATGGTGTCCCCGTCGTCGCAGGGCCCCCCACACCCCCATGTATTACCCCAGACGCCACATCGAACAGCTTCATCCCAAGTGGGTGCTAAAACTCTGGGTAATTTAAGGATACGGCTAATAGACGAAGAATCAGACTCTGAGGCTTATCAATCAGATGCCACTGAAGATATAAGAGAGTTGCAGGGAGACCGCGCCCTTATGCAGAGACCTTCGATTGGTAGCGTGGGTTATCCTAACGACTCGTCGTCTCATATCCAGGATACCATGACCGACGGCCAAGAGAACTTCGATTATTTTAGCAGCTTTGATGAATCCTCTATTTCTGAACTAGGTTCGGAGCCCTCTATAGAAGTCCAGCCTACAGTAGTGATGAGGGGTCGCGCCAGACGTCTCGCCCATTCTGCTTCCGACCCGGGGGTATCACGCCCTCCACGCATGTCACGTCTTCAGGAACATCCTCGAGCCCCTGGAGTCGCAGCGCCTCCGCCTTTAGACCAGCTGAGCGAGGAAGATGTCACCCAGGTCGAATACGAAGAACGACAGACGGATAAACGCGTAACACCAGGAATACAGCGGACCGACTCCATGGTTACCGTTGCCCACCTCTACGAAGACGTTCTGGTCTCGTCACGATTAAGAATTCGAGTCACCCTGACCAACCTaacagtggtggtggtggtagctGCCCTTGTCCTCCCAAATACTGCCATTATGCTCTACACGGCCTTCAG ATTAGTGTTCGGAACGCTGTTCCCAGCCTACTATTCCTACAAGGCTGTGAAGACGAAAAACGTCAAAGAATAT GTAAAATGGATGATGTACTGGATTGTATTCGCCTTCTTTACATGCTTCGAGACATTTACAGACCTATTCCTAAGTTTCTGGTTCCCCTTCTACTACGAG CTCAAAATACTAGTGGTGCTGTGGTTGCTGTCTCCAGCCACTCGGGGCTCTTCCATACTGTACCGCAAGTTTGTCCACCCTTGGTTGACCCGCCGGGAAGATGACATTGATAACTGTATTGCCCAGGCAAAACAGCAAGGTTATTCTACTGTCATTCAGCTGGGCACCAAAGGAGTTAATTACGCCACAACTGTTTTAATGCAGACTGCAATTAAGGCAAGTTGGGATTATGGGCCAAGTCATTGCCATCTTGCG GGTGGTGGCGGTCTTGTTAATCAGTTAAGGCGCAGTTACAGCTCTGGTGAGCTCTCTGATGGCGACATGAATCGTAATGTGAAGGCCTTGCCACACATTcctgatgataattatgatgatcaCCCTCACTCCTCAG GACCATATGAATCTGAAACACGTGTGCGTGCAGAAAGTGATGCTGCTTATAGGTCTCGTGGATCATCGGTGAATCGTGGGGTACGTTCTAACAAGACTAGATCAGCTGATGTCACTGACTATTATCAAGATTCTGATGAGGCTGTTCAGCGAAGACGCTCTCCTCGAACTCAGGACACTGCCAG
- the LOC136847258 gene encoding uncharacterized protein isoform X8: MYGMDRRDSFASCKSDSEYDGDSDAGSYSNLSSGEIQPGGGRSRHSQSSADSLSGVGVRPRRPTTPLGKDLFHRRTGVKRQAPKPPATPTTNIGQSVSPVTTVHLQFEPVMPPPTHSSGNPFPLEQTRKITKIISESVAMDPLLPASPAVTELSRSGPIERPDVVRQKASLSQSLPSNQVLAADSQSFYQKHSPEVSQCRPGHMIPLQHAPRYHQFAAGRTSGLNDPSAFQDVSVSPPRRGSSGTPMEYGRPLSPTRPMSPTRPMSPPRPMSPSRPMSPPRPMSPSRPMSPQRTIPGSRGAHLVGPQHGRVMSPVRKQQDPLTQHSGSYLETSRGEMVSPSSQGPPHPHVLPQTPHRTASSQVGAKTLGNLRIRLIDEESDSEAYQSDATEDIRELQGDRALMQRPSIGSVGYPNDSSSHIQDTMTDGQENFDYFSSFDESSISELGSEPSIEVQPTVVMRGRARRLAHSASDPGVSRPPRMSRLQEHPRAPGVAAPPPLDQLSEEDVTQVEYEERQTDKRVTPGIQRTDSMVTVAHLYEDVLVSSRLRIRVTLTNLTVVVVVAALVLPNTAIMLYTAFRLVFGTLFPAYYSYKAVKTKNVKEYVKWMMYWIVFAFFTCFETFTDLFLSFWFPFYYELKILVVLWLLSPATRGSSILYRKFVHPWLTRREDDIDNCIAQAKQQGYSTVIQLGTKGVNYATTVLMQTAIKASWDYGPSHCHLAGGGGLVNQLRRSYSSGELSDGDMNRNVKALPHIPDDNYDDHPHSSGPYESETRVRAESDAAYRSRGSSVNRGVRSNKTRSADVTDYYQDSDEAVQRRRSPRTQDTARSQPTLHFQEPSTKGQQRKRGKSENRPRPKSMSRMSRV, from the exons ATGTATGGAATGGACCGTCGAGATTCTTTCGCGAGTTGCAAGAGTGACAGTGAATACGATGGAGATTCCGACGCTGGGAGTTATTCCAACTTGAGCTCGGGCGAGATACAGCCGGGAGGCGGTCGGTCGCGACACTCGCAATCGTCTGCGGATTCACTGTCCGGTGTCGGTGTGAGACCCAGGAGGCCCACAACGCCTCTCGGCAAAGACCTCTTCCACCGTAGAACTGGCGTGAAACGCCAAGCACCGAAGCCTCCTGCCACGCCTACGACAAATATTGGCCAGTCGGTATCTCCAGTGACCACAGTCCATCTGCAGTTCGAACCGGTCATGCCTCCCCCCACTCATTCTTCAGGCAACCCTTTCCCCTTGGAACAGActcgtaaaataacaaaaattatcagTGAATCTGTAGCCATGGACCCTTTACTCCCAGCATCTCCTGCAGTCACCGAATTATCTCGTTCTGGACCAATTGAACGTCCTGACGTAGTGAGGCAAAAGGcgtctctctctcagtcattgcCTTCTAATCAGGTTCTCGCAGCCGATTCTCAGTCGTTTTATCAAAAGCACTCACCCGAAGTATCCCAGTGCCGACCTGGTCATATGATACCACTTCAGCATGCGCCTCGTTATCATCAGTTTGCTGCTGGTCGTACGTCAGGTCTGAATGACCCTTCGGCGTTCCAAGACGTGTCTGTGTCGCCCCCTCGACGAGGTTCAAGTGGCACTCCCATGGAATACGGTCGACCTCTGTCGCCCACTCGACCAATGTCACCCACTCGACCAATGTCACCCCCGCGTCCCATGTCGCCATCCCGACCCATGTCACCCCCGCGTCCCATGTCACCCTCGCGTCCCATGTCACCCCAGCGAACCATCCCAGGGTCTAGGGGTGCCCATTTAGTGGGCCCACAACATGGGAGGGTAATGTCGCCCGTCCGGAAGCAGCAGGACCCTCTTACTCAGCACTCTGGGTCGTACCTGGAGACATCTCGTGGTGAAATGGTGTCCCCGTCGTCGCAGGGCCCCCCACACCCCCATGTATTACCCCAGACGCCACATCGAACAGCTTCATCCCAAGTGGGTGCTAAAACTCTGGGTAATTTAAGGATACGGCTAATAGACGAAGAATCAGACTCTGAGGCTTATCAATCAGATGCCACTGAAGATATAAGAGAGTTGCAGGGAGACCGCGCCCTTATGCAGAGACCTTCGATTGGTAGCGTGGGTTATCCTAACGACTCGTCGTCTCATATCCAGGATACCATGACCGACGGCCAAGAGAACTTCGATTATTTTAGCAGCTTTGATGAATCCTCTATTTCTGAACTAGGTTCGGAGCCCTCTATAGAAGTCCAGCCTACAGTAGTGATGAGGGGTCGCGCCAGACGTCTCGCCCATTCTGCTTCCGACCCGGGGGTATCACGCCCTCCACGCATGTCACGTCTTCAGGAACATCCTCGAGCCCCTGGAGTCGCAGCGCCTCCGCCTTTAGACCAGCTGAGCGAGGAAGATGTCACCCAGGTCGAATACGAAGAACGACAGACGGATAAACGCGTAACACCAGGAATACAGCGGACCGACTCCATGGTTACCGTTGCCCACCTCTACGAAGACGTTCTGGTCTCGTCACGATTAAGAATTCGAGTCACCCTGACCAACCTaacagtggtggtggtggtagctGCCCTTGTCCTCCCAAATACTGCCATTATGCTCTACACGGCCTTCAG ATTAGTGTTCGGAACGCTGTTCCCAGCCTACTATTCCTACAAGGCTGTGAAGACGAAAAACGTCAAAGAATAT GTAAAATGGATGATGTACTGGATTGTATTCGCCTTCTTTACATGCTTCGAGACATTTACAGACCTATTCCTAAGTTTCTGGTTCCCCTTCTACTACGAG CTCAAAATACTAGTGGTGCTGTGGTTGCTGTCTCCAGCCACTCGGGGCTCTTCCATACTGTACCGCAAGTTTGTCCACCCTTGGTTGACCCGCCGGGAAGATGACATTGATAACTGTATTGCCCAGGCAAAACAGCAAGGTTATTCTACTGTCATTCAGCTGGGCACCAAAGGAGTTAATTACGCCACAACTGTTTTAATGCAGACTGCAATTAAGGCAAGTTGGGATTATGGGCCAAGTCATTGCCATCTTGCG GGTGGTGGCGGTCTTGTTAATCAGTTAAGGCGCAGTTACAGCTCTGGTGAGCTCTCTGATGGCGACATGAATCGTAATGTGAAGGCCTTGCCACACATTcctgatgataattatgatgatcaCCCTCACTCCTCAG GACCATATGAATCTGAAACACGTGTGCGTGCAGAAAGTGATGCTGCTTATAGGTCTCGTGGATCATCGGTGAATCGTGGGGTACGTTCTAACAAGACTAGATCAGCTGATGTCACTGACTATTATCAAGATTCTGATGAGGCTGTTCAGCGAAGACGCTCTCCTCGAACTCAGGACACTGCCAG